The proteins below come from a single Leptospira ellinghausenii genomic window:
- a CDS encoding RNHCP domain-containing protein, whose product MSRNIDQTNFQKISKKKRFEDEDEENSFSHVKKKSHRFRSDTEEFRCVECKQMVFPPGFGTDQRNHCPNCLTSLHLDNTPGDRAAICGSKMEAISIWVRKGEWVILHRCKGCGVIHANRIGPDDNEALLLSLAAQAMAKPSFRLFSETPEEDPPESFR is encoded by the coding sequence ATGTCACGTAACATTGACCAAACGAATTTCCAAAAAATTTCTAAGAAAAAACGTTTTGAAGACGAAGACGAGGAAAACTCTTTTTCTCATGTCAAAAAAAAATCTCACCGGTTTCGTTCGGATACGGAAGAGTTCCGATGTGTGGAATGCAAACAAATGGTATTCCCTCCTGGGTTTGGAACCGACCAACGAAACCATTGTCCCAATTGCCTAACAAGCCTTCATTTGGACAATACACCTGGTGACAGAGCGGCGATCTGTGGGAGTAAGATGGAAGCCATTTCCATTTGGGTAAGAAAGGGTGAATGGGTAATTTTACACCGCTGTAAAGGGTGTGGGGTGATCCATGCCAATCGAATTGGACCTGATGACAATGAAGCTTTACTTCTGTCACTTGCTGCACAAGCCATGGCAAAACCAAGTTTTCGATTGTTTTCGGAAACTCCGGAGGAAGACCCACCGGAGTCATTTCGTTAG
- a CDS encoding SPFH domain-containing protein: MEFVYLAFWAVVAIYLIYKIFRCIRIIPAQDVLIVERLGKYSRSLRAGFHILIPFIDRDAYYHTLKEQSIDVQPQICITHDNVQVKVDGVIYLKIIDPVRASYGIEDFQFAAIQLAQTTMRSVIGTMELDKTIGEKDLINSTIVAAIDQASEPWGIKVNRYEILNIVPPKSVLDAMEKEKKAQIAKRSQVLLSEGERDARINRSLGFKEEAVNKSEGEKQRRINSAEGKATEIEALAVATAKGIEAIAGAISDQGGASAIKLQITKAFIQNFLHVAKESTEILIPADVMNLPTLIANLTEAKKPKA, encoded by the coding sequence ATGGAATTTGTTTATTTAGCATTTTGGGCCGTTGTTGCCATCTATTTGATTTATAAAATCTTCCGTTGCATTCGCATCATCCCTGCACAAGATGTTCTCATTGTCGAAAGGCTTGGAAAGTATTCCCGTTCCTTACGAGCAGGTTTTCACATCCTCATCCCGTTCATTGACAGGGATGCGTATTACCACACATTGAAAGAACAATCGATTGATGTCCAACCGCAGATTTGTATCACACATGATAACGTCCAAGTAAAAGTAGATGGTGTGATTTACTTAAAAATCATCGATCCAGTGCGCGCCTCTTATGGAATCGAAGACTTTCAATTTGCTGCCATCCAACTAGCACAAACAACAATGCGTTCGGTGATTGGAACCATGGAACTTGACAAAACCATCGGGGAAAAAGACTTAATCAACTCAACCATTGTCGCAGCGATTGACCAAGCATCAGAACCTTGGGGGATCAAAGTGAATCGATACGAAATTTTAAATATTGTTCCACCTAAATCTGTGTTAGATGCCATGGAGAAAGAGAAAAAAGCACAAATTGCAAAACGTTCCCAGGTACTTTTGTCGGAAGGGGAAAGAGATGCTCGTATCAACCGCTCCCTCGGATTTAAAGAGGAAGCAGTGAACAAATCGGAAGGGGAAAAACAACGAAGGATCAACTCAGCAGAAGGTAAGGCAACAGAAATTGAAGCTTTGGCTGTCGCAACTGCCAAAGGGATTGAAGCCATTGCAGGTGCCATTTCCGACCAAGGTGGTGCATCAGCCATCAAACTCCAAATCACCAAAGCCTTTATCCAAAACTTCTTACACGTAGCAAAAGAAAGTACGGAAATTCTCATCCCAGCAGATGTAATGAATTTACCAACTCTCATTGCCAACCTAACAGAAGCCAAAAAACCAAAGGCATAG
- a CDS encoding GNAT family N-acetyltransferase has product METNKFEYQIERITNPSESLQEDLWKRLHDYSISKLGDESLASKEFFAILVKEGDTLIAASLCYLFFKGLNLQLLWVAEEKRGQDLGTKLLQEIETEAKRLGANLVFGYSFGFQAPKFYTKLGYEEVGMIPNYPEGQNCYFLCKKLTKDSP; this is encoded by the coding sequence TTGGAAACTAATAAGTTCGAATACCAAATCGAAAGGATCACCAATCCTTCAGAATCTTTACAAGAAGACCTTTGGAAACGTTTACATGATTACAGCATCTCTAAGTTAGGGGATGAGTCTCTCGCTTCGAAAGAATTTTTTGCCATTTTAGTCAAGGAAGGGGACACACTCATCGCAGCTTCTCTTTGTTATCTCTTCTTCAAGGGATTAAACTTACAATTACTTTGGGTTGCCGAGGAAAAACGTGGACAGGATTTAGGAACAAAACTCCTACAAGAGATTGAAACAGAAGCAAAACGATTGGGAGCAAATCTGGTATTTGGGTATTCCTTTGGATTCCAAGCTCCCAAATTTTATACCAAACTTGGGTATGAAGAAGTAGGCATGATTCCCAATTATCCGGAAGGCCAGAATTGTTATTTCCTTTGTAAAAAATTAACAAAGGATTCTCCTTGA